Part of the Plasmodium vinckei vinckei genome assembly, chromosome: PVVCY_13 genome, taattatagtaGTAGCCCAAATGGGAAAACAAATACGACCATAAAGAATGATAGCAGAAATAGATTAAAAAGTAGAAGAAAAGGGAACCTAAATTATGCATTCGAAAATGAaactaataatataactaCACAAGTTAAGCCAATAAATGTTGCTGTTTTGGGGAGTACTGGGAGTATAGGAACTAACACCCTTGATATTATACGAGAATGcaataaaatagaaaaacaatttaatgTTGAAGCATtatatgttaataaaaatgttcaaGGAATATATGAGCAAGCTAAAGAATTTTTACCAAAATATGTGTGTATACATGATCCAAGTAAATATGAAgaactaaaaaaattattagaaaatattaaaaattataatccaataatattaataggTGATGAAGGTATGAAAGAAATATGTAGTAGTAATGAAATAGATAAAATAGTTATTGGTATTGATTCATTTCAATGTGTATATTCAACAATATATGcaatcaaaaataataaaactattGCATTAGCAAATAAGGAATCTATTGTATCTGCTGGatttttcttaaaaaaattattaactgttcataaaaattcGACAATAATACCTGTAGATTCTGAACATAATGCAATATTCCaatgtttaaataataatatattattaaaatcaaAATGTTTACAAGAAAATTTTTCTAaactaaataaaataaataaaatatttttatgttcaTCTGGTGGACCATTTCAAAACTTATCAATAGATGaactaaaaaatgtaacatCAGAAAAAGCATTAAAACATCCAAAATGGAATatgggaaaaaaaatatcaatagATTCAGCTACGATGATGAATAAAGGATTAGAAGTAATAGAAgctcattttctttttgatATTGATTATAATGATATTGAAATACTTGTACATAAAGAATGTATAATGCATTCATGTGTAGAATTTTTAGATAAATCTGTTATATCACAAATGTATTATCCAGACATAAGAgttcaaattataaatgcATTAACATGGCCTAATAGAATAAgtacaaatttaaaatcCTTAAATTTTGAAGAAGTATCACCTCTTACTTTTTATAAGCCATCATTAGAACATTTTCCATGTATTAAATTGGCTTATCATGCCGGTCGGAAATCAAATTTCTTCCCAACAGTTCTTAATGCAGCTAATGAAGTTGCTAATAACCTCTTcctaaataataaaattaaatattttgatatcCCAGCTATTATTTCACAAGTTttagaattatttaatCCTCAACAAATTTCTGAAACACCAGAAGATCTTATGAAACAAATTTTGGACATACACAATTGGTCCAAACAAAAAGCcatggatatatataataaaaaaataagttcttaattattttaattgtttttataaaatataatagttAAATAGggcacaaaaaaaaaagaaagaaaaagaagaaaaaaaaaaacaaaaaaaagcaaaggtatgataatataatccCTTTTATTACACTATTTTGATAGTATGGCTATACCTCTAGAACAACACGAATGTGTGTATGAGGCTCTCGAATAATATCAGTCTTCCCTTTTGCtctaatattaatttttttagtataaCCTCCCATATTAGCTTGAAGAGTATGAAAAATAggtttaatattattttttccatatttacAAATAGCATTATGAAGACATGATTtgatacatttatatatacttactgtatatttattacttccataataatataaaaatgcaaaagCTTTAATTATAGGCATATATCTAATTTTCCATAAAATTTTTCTagttttaataaatgaCATTCTTAAATATTTAGCTGTAGCTGATACtaatctttttttaatatatataactggATTTATTCTATTTGTTTTAACTCTTTTTTTATGGTTttctacattattttttttaatatttctatacatattaaatagttcattatatttattatttaataaaactttttcataattatttttaacattttcaatatgtttttcttcccatttttttcttactTTATCTCCTGAATACCATTGTTTTAATTGAAGACCATCATCGACAAATAAGTCcatattatcatatacaaaattggaattattttcattgtcTTTATTATTGCTACTGTCATTAATTTCGCTAGTATTACTAATGGTACTATTACAACCATTTGTTATGccatcttttattttgtttttttcttcgaTTTCtggtattttatttaacatTAGAATTGGCTTATACCTTATTTTGTGGTGTAATATTGTTTTCTCCATTCTATTACTTCCATATTTaatacaatttaaaaatctgttgttattattaataaagcTGTAACCTAATATTTCCTTATTAAAAACAATCTGAACAATAACCACTATAACTATTGTCACTAAACTATTCATTCTTCATAGCTATCCAtgttatacttttttaaattatatacaaaattgaaattttcttttgtttttaaatctCATTATTCATTACATTAAGCACACAAAAGTCCTCcacatttatatacatatgtgtgcatatttatagGAATTACTTTCTTTAATAATCAACAAAgtaaaacaataataattaacCCAAACAACCGTGATGACTGATTTCAAAAATCTAAGCAAATACGGAAAATGTGTTTTTATATCccactaaaaaaatatatatcattctTCAATGACCATTCAGTTTGTATAAGATTCAAACGAGAACTCTTCATTTGTGGGAATCCCGCATTTtagtatattaaataatagtaaaaaaaaattataatatattttatttttttttatgaatagctattattaattggtcgcgattttttttttattttttatatatttttttctcgtAAATTcgttatacatatatttcttttaactTAAGTATGCGATATTTTCCCCCTCTTAAAAGCACATGATTgctaattattatatatataacatatgcAAGCATGAATAAAAGTTtctttgaaaatatataattttttccaagggaaaaaaaaataaaataatatatcgaAGAATTAGCCACATATCATGCTCCCAAATAATTTAAGAGGCCATATgctaaaaaaagaaaagaaataacCCCAAAAAGTAGaagaaatatatcataaaatTGAGAATAATTGTAATTTCCAAGAAAAAagtagaaaaataataaataaagcatTGTACGATTTGTAACAAAGTAAACGCACAAGTCCAATGActatgaaataataatccaACAAAGgcttataataaaatgttgCCAAAAAATTGAAACAACCGTTGAACTAAgcaaatataaacatactCGTATTTCATTATCTTTTTAGCATACGTTATTGTATTATAACAAttgattaaaaatatttttaaaatattgtatCCAGCACCACTTTATGAGGTCATATATGTagtgatatattttttttcatttagcTAGCTAATTTGCACACAACTattaaatggaaaaaatattcaaaaatttCCTTAactgttaataaaaaaaatgccaCGTGCCGAGCCAGGAACACCAAAATGGCTAGCTAATAAAATGAAGGCTAAAGGCCttcaaaaattaaagtGGTATTGCCAAATGTGTGAAAAACAATGTAGAGATGAAAATGGATTTAAATGCCATAGATTATCAGAAACCCATCAAAGACAAATGCAAATTTTTTGTCAAGATgctaataaatttatggaTGAATATTCTTCAATGTTTGAAAAAGAATTTATGCGACtaatgaaaacaaaatattgcCGAGCAAGAATTTTAGCAAATACCgtttatacaaatatgaTAAGTGATAAGacacatatacatatgaatGCGACAGTATGGGTTACCTTAACagattttgttttatatttaggTAAAACGGGAAAATGCAAGATTGAGCAAACAGAACGAGGTTGGTATTTGGAATATATAGATAGggaaaaaattgaaagagaaaaagcatttaataaaaaaaaaaaaatcgagTATTCATATGAAGAgatgaaagaaaaaaaaattaatgaagtTATTGAAGAAGCTAAAAAAACAGGTCAATTTATTGAATCAGAATATACAggtatagaaaaaaaaaatgacgaAAAAATTGTCATATCATCAGTGAAAGCAGCAAGCACTAATACTGCTACTGCTCATAATGATGGAATCCCTAAATCGAATATTTTCTTggatatattaaaacaaaataaaataaaaagtgcAAATGATCAGTTAAAAGCAGAAAGCATTAAAAAGGAAGAAGCTTTATCAAAAGATAAATcacaaaacaaaaaaagacCCATGTCATCATTGGAATTACTTATCATGGAAAacgaagaaaaaaaaaaactaaaaaatttacttccaaatttaaacaaaaatattaatgataataattcaaaagTAGAGAATACAAACTCTATAACCaatcatataaatgaaaatcatgacaaaaagaaaaaagataaaaataatgaagattatgatatatggattactaaaaatattatggtTAAAATAGTTGATAaaaatcataaatattataaaagtaAAGGAGTTATCACTTCAATATcatcaaatgaaaaaaataaatgtgaaataaaaataaaaaacacaaGCACATATACATCAGCTTATCAAAAGCAAATACAAACAGTTATACCACAAATTGGGCGAACCGTTTTAATTCTTAATGGACGATATAAAGGACTAAAGgggaaattaaaaaaggtattttttgtcttcatacatttttacataaacaTGACTATTGaatttgtaatatatacttatatttttttaactaacaccatttttaattaaaaggTTTCTCAAACAATgccatattatttttatttttttttcaaagaTTTCCGAGGATGAGGATTACGTTGTTGTTTCCGTTTTTCGCAAAAACTCAGGTAAAAtttgattaaaaaaaataagaaaacgCTACTACATATGCATAAGCATGTCCACATATTAAACATTCGTATATggttgtttttttctatagATGAAATAATTTCAGAGGAGCGTATGCTATTTGATGACATTAGTAAATTTCAGGAAGAATGAAGACAACATTATGCTATTTATAGCaagtatatatgtatatgattATGATTATgggaatatattatatattttttttcccgttaaatttttttgaattttaaaTGCTTTGTTTTATGTAGTTTGTtagttttcattttgtttatttttttcgttttaaaatatattatttcacATACACAcacaatattttatttttttgtcagttgaatatatttattgatcTGTTAATTGGTAACATATTTTtcgaatatttttttacaactaGCGAATGTTTATTTCCCTATGTTGTTCCATGCACACAAGTATGTAACAACATTTCCATTATTTTAACATTACCAAATGTGAAacgaataaatattatttttatttttaacttaaaaatttatgttttcatattttcaaaaaaaaaaataaaataagagaCCTATATAGAATGGTCATACACATAtctatatatgttatatattggAATAATTAATCTAtttgtaatataaaaataaatttctaTAAAATTACAAACAGCATATAAAAAGTGTGTTGATAATACAACTAGCCAaacatttaatattatttatggctagctattttttcgagaaaaaaaaaaaaaattatttgtctCCATTTTgaagttatattttttattatagtaaatatgatttaggagaaaaaatgaaaacaatCTACTGGTTATTAAATTTGgtgtaaaaatttatttttttttatatttgtctTTAAGGGGTAGTAGAGATgatttactattttttaaaatattatattttgtatctCTCGATTTTGgagtattatttttattgttatcATTTGAAAATGTGTATGATTTTAATGTAGAATATTTTAGTAGTTGGGGTTTTTGATGGTCAGGTGAATTATTAGTAAGCCAGGAAATTAAcaaagaatatatttttttagtatcggtataattatttttatgtggTGGTTTTGTAAAAGCTATTTGTCcacatattattaaaatttttttaaattgttttgatgttatatatatatttcctttacattcatttataaatattttttccaactcattttttgtaagtagattttttataattttataatttttggaaaaagttaaaaataattctaaATTCATCATTCCTTTTGATTTACCTCCATTTATTTCagtatttgttttttttaaattattatcattttcattaataatattttcttttttttttccttttggttttatttgattatctgtaatataaaatttaaagatggtttcaaaaatatcatcactattttcatttggTTCTTTATCTATTTGCTGATTTTCTGAAAGAATTTTTGTCAATCTTTCTTCAACATCTTCTATTTcactatttatattgttatcttttatttgaGACTTATGTTcacttttaaataattttattgtttgATCATCCTCTTGTATGCTtatatccttttttatataatcacaataattttcttcttctttatttttgtctttttttcgAATTACATTGTCTATGCCTAAGTTTGAAACAGGAGTAGATGAAATATTTGTACATTTTATAGTATcagaataatttttatttttttttttatctatctttattttttctacattattattatcggaaccatatatatagatataccTTTTTTGGACAGTGCGCCATCTTTTTTTCCAATATTGttgtttgaaaaaattatgtctTTTTGTTCATCAGATTCATTTGCTGAATtgtcattatatttttcataattttttataatgtcTTCATTATCTTCTTCCGAACTATTACTCAAgcatatttcattttgacTGTCTTGAATTTGGTCACTTTTTTGAAAAGCCAATATGGAttctttttccttttttttcattaataattttaatatattttctaaaaatgatataatttcttcaacatatttcttttcatatatatctaaattattttttaatatttttttataattattgaCATTCTCttttatgtatgtatatagattaaaattttcattcgAGTTTTGATAAACAAATGAACAGTCAGAGCAACTTCCATGAGTTTTTTCTTCACAAGAAATACTCGATATATCCTGGAACgaatttattatacatatattactTTCGAGAGTCCCTAAAATTGAGGAAAACAgtaaagtaaaaaaatgtactAAACTATAACAGTATAaaacttatattttcaGCAAGCTGTAGTAAACCAAATgaattttatgtaaaatgTTTCCTTTTTGTtagataaattataatttgctCTACTTATCAAAAGAAGTTCTGACATACTTATTCGTCAAACATTGCCTATTTCAAAATACACACTAATACGTTGTATGTAgttaacaaaaataataaaaattttgaaaatacctaaatatttaatattggaaggaattatttcttcttttttttcttccttAATTAAGGAAAATTTCTTagatagttttttttttgaattttccTCTTCAACATATTCAACCACATTTTCAGTCTCCTTATTTATtgtttcatatatatttttttctattttattgCATTCGCTTATGTAGTCCTGTACTGAATCTTCCAATAGCTCATTTctcttttcattttttttttcatcttttttttcatctttttcaGCGTCGTTTTGCTGCACTTCACAACATTCATTAATTTGCTCGggtttctttttttttttttttttttttttttcttttttctctttctttattttatctccCAACTGTTTACCATCATATGATGTATCTGTTTGCTCATTTTTcaagtttatattttctttaattgATTTGTCTTCATCGAgttcttttatattattatctacAAATTGttctgtttttttatttacatctttttttgtttttgatgtttttattattatagaactagaagaagaaatatgttttttatcataatcTATAGGTTCAAccttttcatcattttttttttcttttttctttttcttttttcgttttttttttgcagatattttatcatcttCTAAATTATCTAACATtagtttattatataacaaatttcaacttttttatttttcttgtcttatatttgtatacaTGCATGCATATGCATAGTACCTGGTATACCAAACAGAGTCTCTACCATTTAAGCCACTAACATAGATAgatactatttattttatttaactaTTGTTtcttttgtaaatatatacttaaaaatgttataataaaaatttagatTTAAAgagaataattataaatattctgtctataatataatatgccAATACCTTACTAATTCCTTTTTGTGCATAAGTCGGAgaaaatgttaatataaataaatttacgcgcttatttttttaagccaataatatatatgcacatgtAAAacgtataaatatatactacaCAATATGGCGGAAATTCACAaaattattgaaaaattacaaaaaattacaaaaaattacaaaaaaaattttttatctataCTCTTATAAGTACGTATGTgtaatacattttattcCCATTAGTAACATTAAAAAGGTGTGAAAAgtttgataatattataacaacatataaataataattttaaagaatAATGTGCATATTATCTACAAAAAGAGACACAAAAAATTACTAATATAGTCCCTTAAAATGGTAATATATGAAACTAAAATTTATCTCCTTTTGTAGACCTTTAAACGGatagataatattttagtaaaaaaactatttttcttttctcttacaaaattatatatatttttactgaACAACccaaaaatggaaaaaatattttacatatcCCAATTAAAGTCTATAACCTATATGCTAAACAATCGAAAACTGGCTAGCACAAATTGatgtgtatatttatatgatgatAAACACAAGAACAATtgattaattaattaacttataaaatattttactcGATTTATATTAGTCAACCTCATAAATATTGTCTGGAATTTATATGGTTTTAACTTATTTTAGGTAGAACACCAAAAgtgaatattatatgcatattttacatttggGTTTGTGACAAAAATcaaacatttattattttctcctattattatataatatattttgttgctaaatatgtgtatatttttgatttcttctttttcctTTTAAATTGCACTCTTTCATACATATGGGTAATCATTACATGtggtaaaaataatgttgctgttttttttttaatttatcactaaaataaaaaaaa contains:
- a CDS encoding 1-deoxy-D-xylulose 5-phosphate reductoisomerase, putative, which produces MKTLINWRTHLLLFFIAILFLHNSKGVHIKKAYIINYNYSSSPNGKTNTTIKNDSRNRLKSRRKGNLNYAFENETNNITTQVKPINVAVLGSTGSIGTNTLDIIRECNKIEKQFNVEALYVNKNVQGIYEQAKEFLPKYVCIHDPSKYEELKKLLENIKNYNPIILIGDEGMKEICSSNEIDKIVIGIDSFQCVYSTIYAIKNNKTIALANKESIVSAGFFLKKLLTVHKNSTIIPVDSEHNAIFQCLNNNILLKSKCLQENFSKLNKINKIFLCSSGGPFQNLSIDELKNVTSEKALKHPKWNMGKKISIDSATMMNKGLEVIEAHFLFDIDYNDIEILVHKECIMHSCVEFLDKSVISQMYYPDIRVQIINALTWPNRISTNLKSLNFEEVSPLTFYKPSLEHFPCIKLAYHAGRKSNFFPTVLNAANEVANNLFLNNKIKYFDIPAIISQVLELFNPQQISETPEDLMKQILDIHNWSKQKAMDIYNKKISS
- a CDS encoding 50S ribosomal protein L22, apicoplast, putative; its protein translation is MNSLVTIVIVVIVQIVFNKEILGYSFINNNNRFLNCIKYGSNRMEKTILHHKIRYKPILMLNKIPEIEEKNKIKDGITNGCNSTISNTSEINDSSNNKDNENNSNFVYDNMDLFVDDGLQLKQWYSGDKVRKKWEEKHIENVKNNYEKVLLNNKYNELFNMYRNIKKNNVENHKKRVKTNRINPVIYIKKRLVSATAKYLRMSFIKTRKILWKIRYMPIIKAFAFLYYYGSNKYTVSIYKCIKSCLHNAICKYGKNNIKPIFHTLQANMGGYTKKINIRAKGKTDIIREPHTHIRVVLEV
- a CDS encoding DNA/RNA-binding protein KIN17, putative gives rise to the protein MPRAEPGTPKWLANKMKAKGLQKLKWYCQMCEKQCRDENGFKCHRLSETHQRQMQIFCQDANKFMDEYSSMFEKEFMRLMKTKYCRARILANTVYTNMISDKTHIHMNATVWVTLTDFVLYLGKTGKCKIEQTERGWYLEYIDREKIEREKAFNKKKKIEYSYEEMKEKKINEVIEEAKKTGQFIESEYTGIEKKNDEKIVISSVKAASTNTATAHNDGIPKSNIFLDILKQNKIKSANDQLKAESIKKEEALSKDKSQNKKRPMSSLELLIMENEEKKKLKNLLPNLNKNINDNNSKVENTNSITNHINENHDKKKKDKNNEDYDIWITKNIMVKIVDKNHKYYKSKGVITSISSNEKNKCEIKIKNTSTYTSAYQKQIQTVIPQIGRTVLILNGRYKGLKGKLKKISEDEDYVVVSVFRKNSDEIISEERMLFDDISKFQEE